In Zingiber officinale cultivar Zhangliang chromosome 3A, Zo_v1.1, whole genome shotgun sequence, the DNA window GCTAATATCATATTTCAAAGACTCGTTTTTCCTTTTAGCcttgaacaaatcatcatttgtacttgaaataattttaatttaaatatgggGAGAAAGGTTATgcacctcacttaccgagaagtctgaattcgaagtttgacctccccttTCACTTGAgttcccctcttcatcttcacttgagctccttccttctttttgttcggatgaggtggaggctacatcatcaattcccattagagaaaAATTGACTatatggtgctcttcttcctccgatgatgatgcatcatcccatgtagcctttaaatttttgactttcttccccttttcttttgtctttttctcctccttcttctttccttccttctttttcaagagaggacaatcatctcttatgtgtccttctccttggtaattgtagcaaatgatcttccttgtcatacttttgcttcttgaacttttcctagtatgagatttgttagatgaaaattttttaaatgttcttctcatttttcttaccatatacgcctcttggtcgctatccattgaggtgcttgattcttcggagtcggaggatggtggggatgaatacttcttcttcttaccctttcccttgttttccacaagggctactcctcttgatctattggCTTCTCCATCTAGCCCTTCAATACGAGTCTCATGGAATTCCATTGttgagaaaaattcatctagagaagatttctctagatcctttgagatGTAGAATGAGTCTACAATTAAGCTCCATGTtgaggttcttgggaaagcattgatggctttcattatgatgtctcaGTTTGTAAGTGTCTCACTTACATTTGTTAGgccatttaaaatttccttaattctagaatgtaaaattgatacattttctcctttttcaagctTGATATTGGTGAGTTGAGTTCAAAGGAGGTCTTTTCTTGCTAATTTCGCTtctgatgtcccttcatgaagctctactagcttttcccatagttATTTAGTGCTTGAGTAGTTTCcaacccttgttacttcttgttagGGAAGGACATTAAGTAGGTGATGTATGACTTTAGAAtttgctaaatgttcttccctttgcttcttgctccaccttgttttctcaagtatcttattgtcttgatccctaggcacttcaaaaccattttccatgattagcattatgtcaaaatcggtttcgaaaaatacctccattctcttcttccaccaagagaagtccctttcaaatttgggtggatgaatgtttgagccggccattttgatgaagtgctcttctcgatgattagtccgttgaagggcgtcctcgctttgataccacttgtgaggggatcggtggccggctagaaggggggttggatagctaggtcacctccaatttactttcttctctacaaggtgttAGTGCGTAGCGaaatatactaaacaaaaacaataagaacaagcaagaaagcacaaacgctaacacaaatcctttacgtggttcggagattgcttgctcctactccactgcgtgtccttgaggtggacgaacccttgatccttcgatggatcaatccttggcaatctccggctagctcttactccttctcggtggagtacaacctctcacaaagctctcttcctcttacaagatgaagacttagattaggaggaagagaatggcttggaagctttagacaattgctaaggagttattcaacaagcatgagtcacttccttcaagccccaaagcttcccttaaataagaggagagagttgatcatcatatcaactcatctcggcaccagtcaactggcaaaaccatcagtcaactggtgataccgttggaggtagccaacggctactttgcagcaccaacagtctgccaacggtcatttaccagtcgactggtagttgtTTGTTGAGCGAATAGAATGTTTCTGTTCtcagccagtcgactgctaaaactagcagtcgactggtgcagtcaactgataaaacatgcagtcgactggtgcagttgactgctaaaagttgcaactgactggactgcaccttgttacacactcatactcatcctctccggagacacccttgaagtcctcttactcggccttcatccctcagatgcacccgagcccgtggCTCCTCTCCGTACCATCCTTCaggttgccttgaagtccgcttccctcgacTCCACTCCGTTGCCCCTCGtctggcggtccctcggatgtcttccacaccatccttcatcgactcaaggatccgagccctaggatgagcttcccaagcttagctgcaccaagtttctcatgtgtgtttcaccaagtcctacaagactcaaacacatatatcaaacacatatgaaagtctatCTTAAACTGTTTGACACAcatatcaaaaccatgatcgtaccgatcaagcataggtcgattgcaccaacagaaaacacataggaaaaatcatgggtttataagaaaaagatatctctattggtatgataCATTTTAGGTAGAgcacaaaaataaaaccatgaggggtTAGGccaaaagtggataatatcatgtcatgatGAAGATATCTGAATTATTTTGGTCATAataatgatcactccaaatattagaatataaaaaaactttattatctaatttattaaattcatcaattaaattcttttttccttattttactatttttaaaattatacgaGTAAATGTAGTCCTATGAACACGTTTAGCATATAAATTAAgagattttttacaaaaaatcttcaaatatgtatttagatccaaaactaaaagaaaaatattatacGGAATCAAATTTagttaatgattctcttaatttattatccaaatataaaaataaatctgaATTAGTAATACcgctaattgaaaaaaaaatctagataattgtgtttgagagcggtcgagtccatattctgtTAGGTGGTtcatttctacatgtcgtttcaataaCCCACAACCGTCACCAACTTGGTATttataggaagcattgcagtgcttacattttgcacgtaaTTCTCCTAACAGAAGAGTgatcttctcaaaatgtttagtgaaaataaaagactttagaggaggaatttCTCGAACCTTAAAAGTAATTACATCGGTACTTCCTTATATTTCGGGTGTTGGATTCGGAAGGTGCTCAATCtaatcatcggtggattgaatgttggggtcctcacacggattcactatttcctttcccttccgagctcaagatgatgcacctccacagCCTCCTTCCACtataattgaaaattggaaataaAAATGTGTAGAAATGAAGACAAAAACGTATAGAGAATACAAAATTGATATTAAGAGTAGAGAATatgtgtgtgaaaatgataaAATGAACTCTCTATTTATAAAGTTTGGATAGTAACAgatactaaatcatagtcattgataaaGAAACGGTCAAACGATCTTAACCattaaaaaaatacctaaaaaaaccCCACCCCTACCTTAATGGCTAAGAATTGCTGGTTAACCGACGATTCCAATGGCTAGGAACCGTTGATTTCCAACGGGccaaaaaaagttttttttttttggtgaatCGGTGGGCCGAATCGGTGGTTAACCGACAGTCCATCAGTTTTTGAATTATGGAACAGGAACCGGCCCGACAACCTACCAAGCCAGTTTCGGTTCAGTTCGGTAGACTAGGTTAATAGCAACCGACCCGTTGACCCAGTTACGGGCCCGGGTCGAGTCCGGGCTGGACCCAGCCCGGGGTTGCGTGTATCTCCACCATTAAAAAATTCTCGATCCTctatttccaaagatcgaaattTATCAATGTGAACGATGGAGGCACCTTTGTGTCGAATcagagtccatcttggaattccatcttgaaattGAGCTTGTTGATGATAGCCTTTAGCTTGATGAAAttagggcttcaacttcttcttcctctagctcgttgcccttccggtgatgagtctggtgaagagcggcctcactctaataccacttgttgggacactccggagctagaagggggggggggtgaatagctcgctcgCTTTGCTTTGATGATGATGTCGTAGCGTAAAAACCTGAAGCAAACCTCCCAATGCTAACATAaatgatttacttgatatccacctcaagataagGTGAtcaatccaaggattcacactctccactataaaaacacttcttcttgaaaataatccgaaggtggagaaacctcgtacacactcacacaagcatacaactcgaAACAAGAAGTGAATGtataagaatataaatgaaaacctcttcttgcttgatctcttataGCTTGTAGGTGCCTCTTAaatcttggaagtgcaacaatacttatctccaagaaccttcaagaaccggTGACAATGGAGGAGAGAACAGCGTGAGTTATCGGTGAAGAGTTGCGCATTTGAACCTCACCAATGGTTTTACTCTCTCgcgatctagggctcccaatcgattaggcttgctcccaatcaattgtcGTATCAGATTCAATCAATCCCAGCTATCCAAAGCTTGCAACCCGTGCAATGATCATAtctcaatcaatcggttgatcgattgaggtagctagatcaatcaaccgatcgatccagatgacTTCTGTGATCTCACAAGAAGACCCTGGGATCGATTGCTCCTTCCCAATCGATCTAGCACATCACTTACTGTGCTTCGCGAGAACTCCTCtacaatcgatcaactgatcgattagagtagcccaattgatcagctgattgattggggagCACATTGTGCTCTTGTGAACAGttgtcaatcgatcaactgatcaattgggcTACCATTACTCATGGGGCTctcccaattgatcaactgattaaTTGGGCTCTGGTTCAATCGACCAACCCTAACTTGTTTAACTCAAGTATAAGGTTCCCAAACTCGACATCGGGTCAACTGTGACATGTCAGGACTTTTCATTGCCTagaatctagtcaaccttgacctcctaGAACTTCATCACCgagtatctggtcaaccctttgatccacttagatttttctcctcATGCAAAGTgttcaatcaaccttgacccacttggatttatcATCTCGTGCCAAATGCCCgctcctccatgacccacttggaagacttccaaacaccaagtgtccagtcaaccttgacccacctagcttcactcactaggacttctcaccacctaacttcactcactaagatttatatctgcctaccttcactcactagagctttcacctgacttcactcaccaggatttcctcactgctagcttcactcactagagtttttcacactgcctggcttcactcaccggaactttcacctgactttacttaCCAAGATTtctatctacctagcttcactcactacgaCTTTTCCAATCTGTCTGGCTTCGCTCATCGAAACTTTCTAGTTGCCTGGCTTCGCTCATCAGAACTTgtacaccaagtgtctggtcaacactgacccgtttagattttcatcttctgtcaaccttcccgttggacttgcctttcctaacctttagttaggactttccagttaaccttgacctacttgacttctggtCAAACTTTGACTATCAATCTCCATATAGACAATTAcaccagcaatctccatatattttcaaacatcaaaactcaaatatcacaACTCAAGCTTGAGCAACTCAAGCTTAGTAAATCTGGTCAATCTTAACCCAagagaaattgcaccaacaaatgcACGTGTTACGAAGCACTTTCAAAAAAGGGCAAGCTATAAAGTAACCCTGACACCTTTCCTAAAATAAATCCGTAAATATTTGTGATTGGACAGACTGGAAGTTTTTAAAGTGCGGTTTACCTACCGAATATCCCTTATCCTCTATGAcataaaaagcaaaaaaaaagataatagtttGTTGAGCTATGGGGCTAATATATACTACTTTGACCAACTGATTGAATTAATGATATAGTCTTATCGACCGTGACTCGTGAGAAATATCTGGTTAATCTTTATGACTATGATCGACGACTCAACTTTTACTCGACTTCTTTACTTGAACTATACGCAACCAAGTGTCTAATATGTCCGATTGGATCATACATTAGATTGGCTCAAGTACTCGATTGGGATAATTAATACTTAACTTCGTACTCCCTCTTATTTCATTGTTAATTGTGAAATCAGATTTTGAGATTAGTTCGACCAGAGGACCCGATCGAGCGACCGCTTGATTTAACTCTCATAGTCCGTCTGATCCGGAGGTCCGGTCAAATTTTCTCTTATTCTAAATGATAGGGCCCGCCTTAGACACAATATCAGCTAGAGATATCACGAAGAACGCAGCACGTTCCAACAGAACATCTCTTTCTCTCAACACTTGTATTTCAATCGAACTAtctgaggaggaagaaaagaggagGAGCATTTTATGAACTCTCTTTCACTCTTCAACTCTCCAAAATTCATATATCATCCCTCACTGAATCAACTTGTAGCCTGCGACGGTGACGACCGCCGGAGGAGCAGCTTGGATGTAGACGAAGTCGAAGCTTTCCCCCCCAGGAAGGGAGCTCAGCCATTCCGGGAACGTGTACTTGTCGCCGGAGTTCGCGAGTCCCCAAATAGGGCCGTAGAGTTGTGATACAGAGAGCTTCAGTTCCACCGCAGTCCTCGCCGACTTGTTCGTCACCACCGCGGCGTATCTGTAGTAAGTCTTTCCCCTGTAGTTCCATGACGTCGTCTGCCTTTGCTCGATCGCAAACGCCTGGGAAGATGGTTTCCTCCCGACGGGCATGCTTGGGAGAGGGACAGCGCCCGAGAGGAGCTGGTTGTATCCGCCATGGCCGCCGTGAAGGCGAGCCAACACACCGAGAATCGGCGCGTTGTTGTAGGTCGTCGGCTCCGTTTGATCATAGTTATACCTCTCGTCCACGAAATTGTCATCGGCGTCCGGGCCGCCCACGATTGCGCCGACCAGTACGTTGGGATTGCTCTGCTTCCGGGCAAACCATGTGTCGTAGCCTTCCCTGCAGCTCACGGTTGCAGGACTAACCTTGATGGACACGATCGACGAACCGCGGTGATGAACTTTCCGAGGGAAAGTGTCGCCGTAGCCTACCATGTAGCTGGTGCCTCTCGGGTTGTCTCCGAGGATGTAATCCACCTGAGCGAAATCGACGGGAGCACGGTAAGCAAAACAGAGTAATGGAATCGCTAGAGAGCGCTGGACGAGATTGGATGATGAGAACTACTTGGCGAAACTGAGAAGCTCAGCCGGAGAGGTGGCTCCCGAAGCGCAGGCCGCACTCCGGCCGGCGGAGGAGAGGTAGTCAGAGTAGACGGTGAGCAGGAAGGCGGCGCCCGTGACGAACTGCAAGTTATTCCAGGACTGATGGAACAGGAGTCCTCCGGGCGTCCTCTGCACGTTGTTTGTTCCTCTGCCGATGCAGGAGCACATGAAGGATTCGGCCTTCTGCTGGTACCTCTCCAGAACCGGCGCCGGTTGAGCTGCCCGGCCTTGTAGAAAGAACTGATGGAGAACAAACACGTAGCAGAGTAAACAAAAATGGCGGTCGATCGATCAGTTACCAATCAGAGATCGGATCGTTACCTTGGCGGCGAGGACTTGAACGCCTGCGTATTTAACGTCCCAACCAAACTCCGTCGCGTCCCATTCCGTCCCGCCGAGCGCGTCGCCATTGCTCGCTATGTAGTCCAAATACTGCTGCTCCTGCGTGGAATGGTACAGCCACGCCGCCGCCCACAGCAGTTCATACTGCTCCACCAACCGCGGAGAGAGTTCATAACAACCCATAGCGATCGAATTCTCATTCTCATCGTAATTACCTCGTATCCGCTGAAGGATCCGTAGTAGTTCTGCGCCACGAGGATGCTGTGGTCGTACTTCCCCCTGTACTTATCTGCGAACTCGAAGAGCTGGAAAGATCACAGCGAGTTAATCGTCAAGTCGATGCGAAATCGAACAATTGTGCAGCGGCGATGCACCCACTTGTCGTGCGTGGCTGAGAAGACGGCGGGAATAGGCGGGGTTCGAGCGCAGGAAGACCATGGAAGCTGCTGCCATCGCCGCTGCAGTCTCGCCGGCGAGGTCCGATCCGGGGCGGTTGGCGTCGATGCGGTAGGCCAGCCGACTCGTCGTCATGTC includes these proteins:
- the LOC122053979 gene encoding endoglucanase 6-like; translated protein: MSGVAALSLSLIFTLLMVASAEHDYGQALSKSILFFEAQRSGYLPADQRVDWRGNSGLHDGMANGVDLVGGYYDAGDNVKFGLPMAFTVTMIAWGVAEYGRQMETSGELGHAMEAIKWGTDYLLKAHPQPFVLYGEVGDGNTDHHCWQRPEDMTTSRLAYRIDANRPGSDLAGETAAAMAAASMVFLRSNPAYSRRLLSHARQLFEFADKYRGKYDHSILVAQNYYGSFSGYEYELLWAAAWLYHSTQEQQYLDYIASNGDALGGTEWDATEFGWDVKYAGVQVLAAKFFLQGRAAQPAPVLERYQQKAESFMCSCIGRGTNNVQRTPGGLLFHQSWNNLQFVTGAAFLLTVYSDYLSSAGRSAACASGATSPAELLSFAKSQVDYILGDNPRGTSYMVGYGDTFPRKVHHRGSSIVSIKVSPATVSCREGYDTWFARKQSNPNVLVGAIVGGPDADDNFVDERYNYDQTEPTTYNNAPILGVLARLHGGHGGYNQLLSGAVPLPSMPVGRKPSSQAFAIEQRQTTSWNYRGKTYYRYAAVVTNKSARTAVELKLSVSQLYGPIWGLANSGDKYTFPEWLSSLPGGESFDFVYIQAAPPAVVTVAGYKLIQ